TTATTGCTGATACTCCGGGACATGAGCAGTACACCCGAAACATGGCCACAGGTGCATCAACCTGCGATCTGGCGATCTTATTGATCGACGCGCGCAAAAGTGTGCTGGATCAAACGCGTCGCCACAGTTTTATCTCCACGCTATTGGGGATCAAACATTTGGTTGTGGCGGTCAACAAAATGGATCTGGTGGGCTACAGCGAAGAGAGATTTGAGCAGATCAAACAAGACTATCTGACCTTTGCCGAGCAACTGCCTGCTGATCTGGATATTCGCTTTGTGCCGCTGTCGGCGCTTGAAGGCGATAACGTGGCGACCCAAAGCAGCAGTATGCCCTGGTACAGCGGCCCAACGTTGTTGGAGCTTCTGGAAACGGTTGAAGTGAAGCGTGTGGTTGAACAGCAGCCGATGCGTTTCCCGGTTCAGTATGTGAATCGCCCGAATCTGGATTTCCGGGGTTATGCGGGAACGCTGGCATCCGGCGTGGTGACCGTCGGGCAACGCGTTAAAGTTCTGCCGTCGGGAGTCGAATCAGCCATTGCGAGAATTGTGACTTTTGATGGAGATTTGCAACAAGCCGCTGCGGGCGAAGCCATCACTTTAGTATTGAAAGATGAAATCGACATCAGCCGGGGTGATTTGCTGGTCGATGCCAGCGATGTGCAGCCTGCGGTACAAACGGCGAAAGTTGACGTGGTGTGGATGGCGGAACAAGCGCTGGTGCCGGGCCAAAGCTATGACATTAAAGTTGCAGGCAAGAAGACCCGTGCGCGCGTCGACAACATCCATTATCAGGTTGAAATTAATAGCCTGACGCAGCGCGTCGTCGAGAGTTTGCCGCTGAATGGTATCGGCCTCGTCGATCTCACTTTCGACGAACCTTTGGTACTGGATAAATACCAGGACAATCCGGTTACCGGCGGGCTGATTTTCATCGACCGCCTGACCAATGTGACGGTCGGTGCCGGTATGGTGCGCGAGCCACAACAAGAGGTTTATCAAGAGCCGTCAGCTTTCAGCGCCTTTGAGCTTGAACTCAATGCTCTGGTGCGTCGTCACTTCCCTCACTGGGGCGCGCGTGATTTGCTGGGAGGCAAATAATGGCTGAGCACGACGACAACGTCGTCTGGCATGCGCATCCGGTCACGGTGGAGCAGCGTGAAAAGCTTCACCAGCACCGCGGCGTCGTGCTGTGGTTTACCGGGCTTTCGGGCTCGGGAAAATCCACCGTCGCGGGCGCGCTGGAAGAAGCGTTACACTCGCTTGGTGTGAGCACCTACTTACTTGATGGCGACAATGTTCGCCACGGTTTGTGCAGTGACCTCGGTTTTAGCGACGCCGATCGTAAAGAAAATATCCGTCGCGTCGGCGAAGTTGCCAACTTAATGGTAGATGCCGGGTTGGTGGTGCTGACTGCATTTATCTCGCCCCATCGTGCAGAACGCCAGATGGTTCGTGACCGTATGGGAGAAGGGCGGTTTATCGAAGTATTTGTTGATACACCACTTTCTATCTGCGAAGCGCGCGACCCAAAAGGTTTGTACAAAAAAGCCCGTGCCGGAGAGCTACGAAATTTCACCGGAATTGACTCGGTTTATGAGATGCCAGAACGCCCGGAAATACACTTAGACGGCGAACAATTGGTAACAAATTTGATTGCCCAATTATTAGACCTGTTGCGTCGTGACGTTATTATCAAAACCTAGAACATTGCCGGGCGCCTCATGTGCCTGGCTTGCAGGGTTTACGGATTCGTTATGCGCAATGGCACCAACCTGGTTATTACATCGGCTGAACCTGGCCCCAGTACCGAAGAGACGACCTGGTCTTTAACTGGGGCGTTCATCGGCTTTTTGGCGTGGCTGCTTGCGTTGGGTATTCCCTTCCTGATCTATGGCCCAAATACTCTCTTTTTCTTCCTGTATACGTGGCCATTCTTCCTGGCACTCTTACCTGTCGCTGTCATCGTGGGGATTGCTCTACACTCTCTGTTGCGTGGACGTTTGCTTATCAGCTGCATTGTAACCGTGTTAGCGGTGGGCCTGATGTTTGGCATGCTTTTCTTGTGGCTAATGGGCTAACTTTTAAATAATCACCAAACCGTAACAGACTATTTATGACTGCAAGGCCGCTAACTCACCTGCAAACGCGCATGTCGTCGCAATCTGTGATAAATTCTGCCGCAAATATGAAGGCTCGCTTTGTACCGAAAGCGGAGCCCGCTAAAATTTTGTGCGACGATTGTGCCGTTTTTCAGGGGGCAGGATGGGTAAACTAACGCTACTATTGCTGGCCTTGTTGGTCTGGCTGCAGTATTCGCTGTGGTTTGGAAAAAACGGTGTGCATGACTGGACGCGAGTGAATGACGACGTTGCTGCACAGCAGGCGACGAATGCCAAACTCAAAGCGCGTAACGATCAGCTGTTTGCCGAAATTGACGATCTTAATGGCGGCCAGGAAGCTATTGAAGAGCGCGCACGTAATGAATTAAGCATGACCAAACCGGGTGAAACCTTCTACCGCCTGGTTCCCGATAGCTCTAAGCGCCTGGGCAATAATGCAGGGCAGAACAATCGACAATAACGCGTAAGTGAATCTACATGGCAGACTCCTCCCCGGACGTAATTGCCGTGGTGCCGGCAGCAGGTATCGGCAGCCGCATGCAAACGGAATGTCCTAAGCAATATCTAAAAATCGGCGATAAAACTATTCTTGAACACGCGGTGGCAAGCCTGATGGCTCATCCACGCGTGGCTCATGTCGTCATTGCTATTAGCCCTACTGATAGCTGGTTTGCCTCATTGCCTCTCGCTTCAAACCCCAATGTAACGGTTATCCAGGGCGGCGCGCAGCGCGCTGACTCAGTACTCGCTGGAGTAAATGTGGTGCATAACTCGCAGTGGGTTTTGGTGCACGACGCGGCTCGTCCCTGTTTACATCTGGATGACTTGACGCGTTTGTTGGCGATTACCCAGACCAGCAAAATTGGCGGCATTCTGGCCGCTCCCGTGCGTGACACCATGAAACGTGGCGAGCCGGGTAAAAGCCTGATTGCCCACACGGTCGACAGAGAAGACCTTTGGCATGCGTTAACCCCTCAGCTATTCCCTCTGGAATTACTGCGCAGTTGCTTGCAACGCGCACTCGATGAACATGCCTCAATCACCGATGAAGCCTCGGCACTCGAATATTGTGGCTTCCATCCCGAATTAATTAGCGCCCGCGCCGATAATATAAAAGTGACTCGCCCTGAAGACCTGGCGTTGGCGGAGTTTTACCTCACGCGGTTAACCCAAACGGAGAAAAAGTAATGCGTATTGGACATGGTTTTGATGTACACGCTTTTGGTGGCGTTGGCCCAATTATCATTGGCGGTGTGCGCGTACCGTTCGATCAAGGCCTGCTCGCCCACTCTGATGGCGATGTCGCTTTGCACGCATTAACCGATGCTCTGCTGGGTGCTGCCGCATTAGGGGATATTGGTAAATTATTCCCGGATACCGACCCCGCATTTAAAGGCGCAGACAGCCGCGAATTGCTGCGTGAAGCCTGGCGTCGTATCCAGGCGAAAGGTTATACGCTGGGTAACGTTGATGTGACTATCATTGCGCAGGCTCCGAAAATGGCTCCGCACATCCCGCAGATGCGCGTGTTTATTGCCGAAGATCTGGGCTGCCATATGGATGATGTGAACGTTAAAGCGACCACGACAGAAAAGCTTGGCTTTACGGGGCGTGGTGAAGGTATCGCTTGCGAAGCGGTCGCGCTGTTACATAAGGCACGTAAATAATGGACATGCATAATCTGACCTGGCTGCATGGTAAGCCGCAGGGCACAGGTTTAATCAAAGCCAATCCAGAAGACTTCGTGGTCATTGAAGACCTGGGTTTTGGGCCGGATGGTGAAGGCGAACATTTGCTGTTACGCATCCTGAAAAATGGCTGCAACACCCGCTTTGTGGCCGATGCACTGGCTAAGTTTTTGAAAGTACATGCCCGCGAAGTCAGCTTTGCCGGTCAGAAAGACAAGCATGCGGTGACTGAACAGTGGTTTTGCGTGCGTCTTCCGGGCAAAGAAATGCCGGATATGAGTGCATTCCAACTTGAAGGTTGCCAGGTGCTGGAATACGCGCGCCATAAACGTAAATTGCGTTTAGGTGCGCTGAAGGGAAACAGTTTCACGCTGGTGCTGCGCGATGTCAGCGACCGCGCTGAGATGGAACAACGGCTTAATGCCGTTCTTCATCATGGTGTGCCGAATTACTTTGGCAGCCAACGTTTCGGGTTGGGTGGCAATAACCTGCATCAGGCAGTGCGCTGGGCGCAAAGTAATGCACCTATTCGTGACCGCAATAAGCGTAGCTTTTATCTTTCAGCAGCACGTAGCGCGATGTTTAACCAGGTCGTGAGCGAGCGACTGAAGAAGCCGGAGTTTAACCAGGTTATCGAGGGTGATGCATTACAGTTAGCCGGGCGGGGCAGTTGGTTTGTTGCAACGCAAGAAGAGCTGCCTGTTCTGCAAAAACGTGTAGATGACGGTGAGTTATTGATTACTGCACCACTCCCCGGTGATGGCCCTTGGGGTACGCAAAATGCGGCTCTGGAGTTTGAACAGCAATGCGTTGCCGGGCAAACCGATTTGCAGTCACTGTTGGTGCGTGAGCGAGTCGAAGCGGCGCGTCGAGCCATGTTGCTGATGCCTAAAGACCTCACCTGGAACTGGTGGGATGACATCACTGTCGAGCTGACTTTCTGGCTGCCTGCAGGGAGTTTTGCGACAAGCGTGGTGCGCGAATTGATGAACGCACCGGGCAATTACGTCGATATTGCAGAGTAACTGCGGTCTGGACATGCTGTTGTGGTGAATGTTACAAAAACTGCAACAATTTCATGACAGCTGCACTAAAATCAGCACAATGGAATAAAACAACAAAAAGAAGCTTAGTAAATCCAATATGAGAATACTTTTGAGTAACGATGACGGTGTCAATGCGCCAGGCATTCAGGTGCTGGCTGCTCGACTTAGGGAATTTGCTGATGTGCAGGTGGTTGCCCCTGACCGTAATCGCAGTGGGGCATCAAACTCACTGACGCTCGAATCTTCATTGCGCACTTTCACGCTTTCGAACGGTGATATTTCCGTGCAAATGGGCACGCCAACGGACTGTGTCTATCTTGGCGTTAACACACTGATGCGCCCAGCCCCGGATGTTGTGGTTTCAGGTATTAATGCCGGGCCGAACCTGGGCGATGATGTCATCTATTCCGGCACCGTTGCGGCTGCGATGGAAGGGCGGCACTTAGGCATTCCGGCCCTGGCTGTTTCGTTAAACGGCTATGAGCATTACGAAACCGCGGCCGCTGTGACCCGTTCAATTTTGCGCGCTTTATTGCGTGAACCGCTGCGCACCGGCCGTATTTTAAATATTAACGTACCGGATTTGCCGCTTGATCAAATCAAGGGCATTCGTGTTACGCGCTGCGGTAGCCGCCATCCGTCAGACAAAGTTATCCCACAAGAAGATCCACGCGGGAATACGCTGTACTGGATTGGACCGCCAGGCGACAAATTTGATGCAGGCCCTGATACCGATTTTGCGGCCGTCGATGAAGGCTATGTTTCGGTAACACCATTGCATGTTGACCTTACTGCTCACAGCGCGCGTGAGGTGGTCAGTCACTGGTTGAGCAAATCAGGAGTGGATGAGCAATGGTAAGCAAACGCGTAGAAGCCCTTATCACACAACTGCGCGCTCAAGGCATCAAGGACGAGAAGGTTCTTGATGCGATTGCGCAGGTGCCACGGGAAAAATTTGTCGATGAGGCGTTTGAGCATAAAGCCTGGGAAAACACAGCATTGCCCATTGGCTCTGGCCAAACTATCTCGCAACCTTATATGGTTGCAAGAATGACCGAGTTGCTTGAGTTGACGCCCGAATCTCGCGTGTTGGAAATCGGCACCGGCTCGGGTTATCAAACCGCTATCCTTGCGCATTTGGTGCATCATGTTTGTTCAGTTGAACGCATCAAAGGCCTGCAATGGCACGCAAGGCGACGTTTAAAACAGCTCGATCTGCACAATATATCAACCCGTCATGGTGATGGTTGGCAGGGCTGGCATGCGCGCAGTCCATTTGACGCTATTATTGTTACGGCAGCACCACCGGAGATCCCCAGCGCATTATTGTCGCAGCTGGACGAAGGTGGAATTTTAGTCCTCCCGGTTGGCGAAGATCGGCAGTATCTGAAGCGCGTTCGTCGACTGAGTGGGGAATTTGTCATTGATACGGTAGAAGCCGTTCGTTTTGTACCCTTAGTTAAGGGTGAATTGGCATAACCTGGAACTATCTTGTTTTTTTCTAAGAGTTTTGGCGTAACGTTACGCGCAACGAGATTTTGACATCTGGCCGTAAGCGCCAGTTCTGCCGTATTTTCATAAGCATATGATTGTTTTTTTGGGGGATAAATGAGCGCGGGAAGCCCAACTTTTACTTTACGCCGTATAGCAGCTTTGTCGTTGGTGAGCCTGTGGTTAGCGGGATGTACCAGCAATAACACCCAGGCGCCTATCAGTTCGGTGGGCGGTAACGGCAATGCCAACAGCAATTCTTCCGGTGGCATGTTGGTGACTCCACCACCGAAAATGTCCACCCAAAACCAGACTCCACAAATTCAGCCAGTGCAAACGCAGCCGCAGCCGGTCGTTTCCGAACCGGTACAGACTGAAAATGGGCGCATTGTTTATAACCGCAAATATGGCGCTATTCCGAAAGGTAGCTATACCGGCGGTAGCACATACACCGTTAAACGTGGCGATACTCTTTTCTATATTGCGTGGATCACCGGAAATGACTTCCGTGACTTAGCCCAACGCAACAATATCCCCGAGCCGTATGGCTTGAACGTGGGCCAAACCCTACAAATTGGTAATGCATCTGGCGCGCCAATTACGGGTGGAAACGCTGTGACAGCGGCTGATGCGAGTGCTCAAGGCGTCACGCCTACCGCTGCGCAAAAAACCGCCGTAGTGGTTGCTTCTAAACCAGTAATTACGTATTCTGAGGATTCAGGTGAACAGAGTGCTAACAAAATGTTGCCGAATAATAAAGGTACTGCGACAACCGTCACAGCACCGGTTACGGCACCTGTGGTTAGCTCTACGACTACTGTACCCACTGCCAGCAGCACGTCCGATAGCGCGCCAATTTCGACCTGGCGCTGGCCGACTGAAGGCAAGGTTATTGAGAACTTCTCTGCTACTGAAGGTGGCAATAAAGGGATCGATATCGCAGGCAGCAAAGGCCAGGCTGTTGTTGCTACCGCCTCCGGGCGAGTGGTGTATGCCGGTAACGCGCTGCGTGGTTACGGTAATCTAATCATCATCAAACATAATGATGATTACCTGAGTGCCTACGCCCATAACGATACAATGCTGGTCCGGGAACAAGAAGAAATCAAGGCGGGGCAGAAGATAGCTACCATGGGTAGCACCGGAACCAGTTCAACACGTTTGCATTTTGAAATTCGTTACAAGGGGAAATCCGTCAACCCGCTGCGTTACTTACCGCAGCGATAAGCCGGCAAAGTACTTTCATGCACAAAGTCGTTTAAGTGGTATCAAGGCGGCAACTGAGCTAATCCCTGGGATCTTACAAAAGTAAGTGACCTGGGTGAGCGAAGGTAGCCAACGCAGAGACCGCTTAAAAGACGAAGTGCAAGGTGCTTTGCCCAGGGATCACGGGTAGGAGCCACCTTATGAGTCAGAATACGCTGAAAGTTAACGAGTTAAATGAAGACGCGGAATATGATGAGAATGGAGTTGAGGTCTTTGACGAGAAAGCCCTCGTAGAAGAGGAACCCAGTGATAACGACATAGCCGAAGAGGAGTTGTTGTCGCAGGGGGCCACGCAGCGTGTGCTTGACGCAACTCAGCTTTATCTTGGGGAGATTGGTTACTCTCCACTATTAACAGCCGAGGAAGAGGTGTATTTTGCCCGCCGCGCTCTGCGTGGTGATATCGCTTCCCGCCGCCGCATGATTGAAAGTAACTTGCGTCTGGTGGTAAAGATTGCCCGTCGTTATAGCAATCGTGGTCTGGCTCTGCTGGACTTGATTGAAGAGGGGAATCTTGGGCTGATTCGTGCCGTTGAGAAGTTTGACCCAGAACGTGGGTTCCGTTTTTCAACGTATGCTACATGGTGGATTCGTCAAACCATCGAACGGGCAATCATGAACCAAACCCGTACGATTCGTTTACCGATTCATATCGTGAAAGAGCTGAACGTTTATCTGCGTACGGCGCGTGAACTCTCCCATAAGCTCGACCATGAGCCGAGTGCGGAAGAGATTGCCGAACAACTGGATAAACCGGTTGATGATGTTAGCCGTATGCTGCGTCTCAACGAGCGCATTACCTCAGTCGACACCCCGTTGGGTGGCGATTCTGAAAAAGCGCTGCTGGATATTCTGGCTGACGAAAAAGACAACGGCCCGGAAGACACCACACAAGACGATGATATGAAGCAAAGTATCGTTAAGTGGTTGTTTGAACTAAACGCTAAACAGCGTGAAGTGCTGGCTCGTCGTTTTGGTCTGTTAGGCTATGAAGCTGCAACACTGGAAGATG
The nucleotide sequence above comes from Buttiauxella selenatireducens. Encoded proteins:
- the cysN gene encoding sulfate adenylyltransferase subunit CysN is translated as MNTTIAQQIADEGGVEAYLHAQQNKSLLRFLTCGSVDDGKSTLIGRLLHDTRQIYEDQLSSLHTDSKRHGTQGEKLDLALLVDGLQAEREQGITIDVAYRYFSTEKRKFIIADTPGHEQYTRNMATGASTCDLAILLIDARKSVLDQTRRHSFISTLLGIKHLVVAVNKMDLVGYSEERFEQIKQDYLTFAEQLPADLDIRFVPLSALEGDNVATQSSSMPWYSGPTLLELLETVEVKRVVEQQPMRFPVQYVNRPNLDFRGYAGTLASGVVTVGQRVKVLPSGVESAIARIVTFDGDLQQAAAGEAITLVLKDEIDISRGDLLVDASDVQPAVQTAKVDVVWMAEQALVPGQSYDIKVAGKKTRARVDNIHYQVEINSLTQRVVESLPLNGIGLVDLTFDEPLVLDKYQDNPVTGGLIFIDRLTNVTVGAGMVREPQQEVYQEPSAFSAFELELNALVRRHFPHWGARDLLGGK
- the cysC gene encoding adenylyl-sulfate kinase, with protein sequence MAEHDDNVVWHAHPVTVEQREKLHQHRGVVLWFTGLSGSGKSTVAGALEEALHSLGVSTYLLDGDNVRHGLCSDLGFSDADRKENIRRVGEVANLMVDAGLVVLTAFISPHRAERQMVRDRMGEGRFIEVFVDTPLSICEARDPKGLYKKARAGELRNFTGIDSVYEMPERPEIHLDGEQLVTNLIAQLLDLLRRDVIIKT
- a CDS encoding DUF3561 family protein; translated protein: MRNGTNLVITSAEPGPSTEETTWSLTGAFIGFLAWLLALGIPFLIYGPNTLFFFLYTWPFFLALLPVAVIVGIALHSLLRGRLLISCIVTVLAVGLMFGMLFLWLMG
- the ftsB gene encoding cell division protein FtsB codes for the protein MGKLTLLLLALLVWLQYSLWFGKNGVHDWTRVNDDVAAQQATNAKLKARNDQLFAEIDDLNGGQEAIEERARNELSMTKPGETFYRLVPDSSKRLGNNAGQNNRQ
- the ispD gene encoding 2-C-methyl-D-erythritol 4-phosphate cytidylyltransferase yields the protein MADSSPDVIAVVPAAGIGSRMQTECPKQYLKIGDKTILEHAVASLMAHPRVAHVVIAISPTDSWFASLPLASNPNVTVIQGGAQRADSVLAGVNVVHNSQWVLVHDAARPCLHLDDLTRLLAITQTSKIGGILAAPVRDTMKRGEPGKSLIAHTVDREDLWHALTPQLFPLELLRSCLQRALDEHASITDEASALEYCGFHPELISARADNIKVTRPEDLALAEFYLTRLTQTEKK
- the ispF gene encoding 2-C-methyl-D-erythritol 2,4-cyclodiphosphate synthase, translated to MRIGHGFDVHAFGGVGPIIIGGVRVPFDQGLLAHSDGDVALHALTDALLGAAALGDIGKLFPDTDPAFKGADSRELLREAWRRIQAKGYTLGNVDVTIIAQAPKMAPHIPQMRVFIAEDLGCHMDDVNVKATTTEKLGFTGRGEGIACEAVALLHKARK
- the truD gene encoding tRNA pseudouridine(13) synthase TruD, whose product is MMDMHNLTWLHGKPQGTGLIKANPEDFVVIEDLGFGPDGEGEHLLLRILKNGCNTRFVADALAKFLKVHAREVSFAGQKDKHAVTEQWFCVRLPGKEMPDMSAFQLEGCQVLEYARHKRKLRLGALKGNSFTLVLRDVSDRAEMEQRLNAVLHHGVPNYFGSQRFGLGGNNLHQAVRWAQSNAPIRDRNKRSFYLSAARSAMFNQVVSERLKKPEFNQVIEGDALQLAGRGSWFVATQEELPVLQKRVDDGELLITAPLPGDGPWGTQNAALEFEQQCVAGQTDLQSLLVRERVEAARRAMLLMPKDLTWNWWDDITVELTFWLPAGSFATSVVRELMNAPGNYVDIAE
- the surE gene encoding 5'/3'-nucleotidase SurE, with the translated sequence MRILLSNDDGVNAPGIQVLAARLREFADVQVVAPDRNRSGASNSLTLESSLRTFTLSNGDISVQMGTPTDCVYLGVNTLMRPAPDVVVSGINAGPNLGDDVIYSGTVAAAMEGRHLGIPALAVSLNGYEHYETAAAVTRSILRALLREPLRTGRILNINVPDLPLDQIKGIRVTRCGSRHPSDKVIPQEDPRGNTLYWIGPPGDKFDAGPDTDFAAVDEGYVSVTPLHVDLTAHSAREVVSHWLSKSGVDEQW
- a CDS encoding protein-L-isoaspartate(D-aspartate) O-methyltransferase; protein product: MVSKRVEALITQLRAQGIKDEKVLDAIAQVPREKFVDEAFEHKAWENTALPIGSGQTISQPYMVARMTELLELTPESRVLEIGTGSGYQTAILAHLVHHVCSVERIKGLQWHARRRLKQLDLHNISTRHGDGWQGWHARSPFDAIIVTAAPPEIPSALLSQLDEGGILVLPVGEDRQYLKRVRRLSGEFVIDTVEAVRFVPLVKGELA
- the nlpD gene encoding murein hydrolase activator NlpD: MSAGSPTFTLRRIAALSLVSLWLAGCTSNNTQAPISSVGGNGNANSNSSGGMLVTPPPKMSTQNQTPQIQPVQTQPQPVVSEPVQTENGRIVYNRKYGAIPKGSYTGGSTYTVKRGDTLFYIAWITGNDFRDLAQRNNIPEPYGLNVGQTLQIGNASGAPITGGNAVTAADASAQGVTPTAAQKTAVVVASKPVITYSEDSGEQSANKMLPNNKGTATTVTAPVTAPVVSSTTTVPTASSTSDSAPISTWRWPTEGKVIENFSATEGGNKGIDIAGSKGQAVVATASGRVVYAGNALRGYGNLIIIKHNDDYLSAYAHNDTMLVREQEEIKAGQKIATMGSTGTSSTRLHFEIRYKGKSVNPLRYLPQR
- the rpoS gene encoding RNA polymerase sigma factor RpoS — protein: MSQNTLKVNELNEDAEYDENGVEVFDEKALVEEEPSDNDIAEEELLSQGATQRVLDATQLYLGEIGYSPLLTAEEEVYFARRALRGDIASRRRMIESNLRLVVKIARRYSNRGLALLDLIEEGNLGLIRAVEKFDPERGFRFSTYATWWIRQTIERAIMNQTRTIRLPIHIVKELNVYLRTARELSHKLDHEPSAEEIAEQLDKPVDDVSRMLRLNERITSVDTPLGGDSEKALLDILADEKDNGPEDTTQDDDMKQSIVKWLFELNAKQREVLARRFGLLGYEAATLEDVGREIGLTRERVRQIQVEGLRRLREILQTQGLNIEALFRE